One stretch of Sulfuricystis multivorans DNA includes these proteins:
- a CDS encoding efflux RND transporter periplasmic adaptor subunit has translation MKYWILLTLPLLVACGEKTPPADKIDTGPKLVKALKIGADRTAREHLYSGEVRARIESTPGFRVGGKMIERLVDVGARVKPGQPLARLDASDLRLAYTQAEANAALAADELKRAEGLRRQNFISQAALEAKQTAATAARAQADLAKNQVAYATLVADTAGVITAVLAEPGQVLAAGQPVLRIARDGEREVAIAIPEAQLSGLKIGAAATVELWAGKTYRGKLRELAPAADPASRTYAARVTIIDADDDVALGRTATVRFMSAAPEEIVVPLTAILQQGERPAVWVVGTDGVVGLRPIEVSRYSDRGAVVTAGLEVGETIVAAGAFKLAAGEKVRVAAP, from the coding sequence ATGAAATACTGGATCCTGCTGACACTCCCGCTGCTGGTCGCCTGCGGTGAAAAAACGCCGCCGGCAGACAAGATCGATACCGGCCCGAAACTGGTGAAGGCGCTCAAAATCGGCGCTGACAGGACGGCACGTGAGCATCTCTACAGCGGCGAAGTGCGCGCGCGCATCGAATCCACACCGGGTTTCCGCGTCGGCGGCAAGATGATCGAACGGCTCGTCGATGTCGGCGCGCGGGTCAAGCCGGGGCAGCCGCTCGCCCGACTCGATGCGAGCGATCTGCGCTTGGCATATACCCAGGCCGAGGCCAATGCCGCGCTCGCCGCCGATGAATTGAAGCGCGCCGAAGGCCTGCGCCGCCAGAACTTCATCAGCCAGGCGGCGCTGGAAGCCAAACAAACTGCCGCGACGGCGGCGCGGGCGCAAGCCGATCTGGCCAAAAACCAGGTGGCTTACGCCACCCTCGTCGCCGATACGGCCGGCGTGATCACCGCGGTTTTGGCCGAGCCGGGCCAGGTGCTCGCCGCCGGCCAGCCGGTGTTGCGCATCGCCCGTGATGGCGAGCGCGAGGTGGCGATTGCGATTCCCGAAGCGCAACTTTCCGGTCTCAAGATCGGCGCGGCGGCCACGGTGGAGCTGTGGGCCGGCAAGACCTATCGCGGCAAGTTGCGCGAGCTCGCGCCGGCGGCCGATCCGGCGAGCCGCACCTATGCGGCGCGCGTGACCATCATCGATGCCGATGACGATGTCGCCTTGGGCCGGACGGCGACGGTGCGCTTCATGAGCGCCGCGCCGGAGGAAATCGTCGTGCCGCTTACGGCCATCTTGCAACAAGGCGAACGACCGGCCGTCTGGGTGGTCGGTACCGATGGCGTGGTCGGCTTGCGCCCGATCGAAGTCAGTCGCTATAGCGATCGCGGTGCGGTCGTCACTGCTGGCCTCGAAGTGGGCGAAACCATCGTCGCCGCCGGCGCCTTCAAGCTCGCGGCCGGCGAAAAAGTGCGGGTGGCAGCTCCATGA